From Nymphaea colorata isolate Beijing-Zhang1983 chromosome 6, ASM883128v2, whole genome shotgun sequence, a single genomic window includes:
- the LOC116256559 gene encoding pleckstrin homology domain-containing protein 1-like: MASLVGWWGREEDYGGVEFWTSPERTGWLMKQGEYIKTWRRRWFVLKSGRLFWFKEAVVTRASRPRGVIPVSTCLTVKGAEDVLNKPFAFEISTSSDTMYFIADSEKEKEEWINSIGRSIVQHSRSVTDSEVVDYSSKRDDP, translated from the coding sequence ATGGCGAGCCTGGTGGGATGGTGGGGGCGGGAGGAAGATTACGGCGGGGTGGAGTTCTGGACGAGCCCCGAGAGGACCGGCTGGCTGATGAAGCAGGGGGAGTACATCAAGACGTGGCGTCGCCGGTGGTTCGTGCTGAAGAGCGGCAGGCTCTTCTGGTTTAAGGAGGCCGTGGTGACGCGCGCCTCCCGCCCACGCGGTGTCATCCCCGTCAGCACCTGCCTCACCGTCAAGGGCGCCGAGGACGTCCTCAACAAGCCCTTCGCCTTCGAGATCTCCACCAGCTCCGACACCATGTACTTCATCGCCGATTccgagaaggagaaggaggagtGGATCAACTCCATCGGTCGCTCCATCGTCCAGCACTCCCGATCCGTCACCGATTCGGAAGTCGTCGACTACAGCTCCAAGCGCGATGATCCCTAG
- the LOC116256899 gene encoding uncharacterized protein LOC116256899: MEAQGCCYPKILLRGSRRGPVSASHILVIRTIRPLFTPDIGGLHLQPRRLSVVKPLRSSSAPASPPDGKEVLSCNSDTSETTVHVRFVLQKECPFGQQFFLTGEDPILGSWEPSAAIAMDWSEGHIWTTEQDIPIESKPQFKFILKDASGALEWQPGPDRLMKLWKTERTITIEEDWESSELQKATEEPCENLVDDEKPVDEIPAEEEVKSSVVAEEGVKSGGLDEKHESVGDDFFEKAEGAVLVPGLTSSSIIGLAGELSG; encoded by the exons ATGGAAGCACAAGGCTGCTGCTATCCGAAGATCCTTCTACGAGGTTCCAGAAGAGGTCCGGTCTCCGCCTCTCACATTCTAGTCATTCGCACTATTCGTCCCCTCTTCACCCCAGATATTGGTGGCCTGCACTTACAGCCGAGGCGCCTCTCCGTCGTCAAACCTCTCCGGTCATCGTCGGCCCCGGCTTCTCCTCCTGACGGGAAAGAG GTCCTTTCTTGCAATTCTGATACAA GTGAAACGACTGTCCATGTTAGATTCGTCCTGCAAAAGGAATGTCCATTCGGTCAGCAATTCTTCTTGACCGGTGAAGATCCAATACTTGGTTCATGGGAACCATCTGCAGCAATTGCCATGGATTGGTCTGAAGGCCATATCTGGACAACGGAGCAG GATATCCCGATTGAAAGTAAGCCTCAGTTCAAGTTCATACTGAAGGACGCTTCTGGAGCACTTGAGTGGCAACCTGGACCAGACCGGCTTATGAAATTGTGGAAAACTGAGAGGACAATAACAATAGAGGAAGATTGGGAGTCAAGTGAACTTCAAAAAGCAACGGAAGAGCCGTGTGAGAACCTAGTCGACGATGAGAAGCCAGTAGACGAAATACCTGCAGAAGAGGAGGTGAAAAGTAGCGTTGTCGCAGAAGAAGGGGTGAAAAGTGGCGGCCTGGACGAGAAACATGAGTCCGTCGGGGATGACTTCTTTGAGAAGGCTGAAGGTGCTGTTTTGGTTCCAGGACTGACATCCAGCTCCATAATTGGTCTTGCGGGGGAACTTTCTGGTTGA